CAGACAAGGAGAGCGTCGAGCTTTCTACGTGTGTATCCGAGCTTGATTTGTTCGAGGTAACCTAGGCGCCCGTCAGGCCTGTGAGTTACCCTTATCTGCTTGAGATTCACCTAGGTGTCGCAGCGCCACCTAGGCTATCCTTATGCTTTCGACACCCCGTGCTCACCCGTGATAAGGCAGACGGATGCGGGATGATGGCTATTGCTTAGTACCTAGACTAGGCAGCCATGGCGTAGCTATACTCGCCAGTTGTTGTTCGGATGATTTGTTGGCGAGAGATTCACCCAACTCTCGACACGCTTACTCGCGACCTGCACGAGCTGTCAATTCCGGTCAGCCCCAATTGTGTAAGAACGACCCACCGTGGCCGGCGGGGCTGCGAAGGTACGCAAGCAGATGAATAACGGACGCGCTGGGCCAAAAGTTTCCGCCCCGGGGCGCTCTGTGCAGCACAGAACGCCCCGGGGCGGATGCAAATGCCGCTTGGCCGCGGGCGCATTAGCTCATGGCCGGAGCGCTGCCGGGCGCACGCAGCAACGAGGCTGGTCGTGCGGGCCACAGGTTGGCGCCGTAGGCCCGGTAAGCCATGTAAAGGGCCATCGGCACCTCAATCAGCAACGCCAGTTTGCGCACCCAGTCGCTGTGCAGCAGCAGGTTGGCCAGCTCGTTTTCGCTGAAGGCGCCGGGCAACGGCATCCGCGCCAGGAAGAAAGCCGCCCACACCACCACGTGGCACGCCAGCACCACCCACAGCGGCCCCCTAGGTACCGAGGCCGGCAAATACCAGAACAAGGCCAGCACCAAGGCGCTTAGCACTACCGAGGGCACCGTGAGCAGCAGCACAGTTTGCTGCGAGCTGGCCATGCTCCAGGCGGCAAAGTCGGTCAGGCTGAGGTACGAGCCCGCCTGAGACCAGCTGCGGTACTCCTGCCACTCCCCTACCAACGCGGCGCCTAGGTAGCACAGCGTCAGCAGCAAGTAGGCCAGCAATAAACGGTAAGACGGGGTAAGGTTTGTTTTCATAAGCTATGGTTTGGGGATGGGGAACAAGAAAAGCACGCTGTTCAGCTTGCAGTTTGCAGAGTATAAATATAGCATTATTTGATAATAATACAAATTAAGATTACCAAAGTAACATATTATTTCTTCAATGCAGCCCGCCCGCCATAGATGTCAGAGGCTTGCTGCCGGGCCCAGGCACGCTTGCATGCGGCGCAAAAAAGCCCGGCGTTTGCGCATCAGCGCAAACGCCGGGCCGGCTGCAGGTCCCCCAACCAAATCAGCCTAAAGCGGGTTTGTTGAACGCTTGCACGCCATTGCCCGCCGGGGCAGCGGCGCCGTGCAGGGCCCGGTGCGCCATGTAAGCAGCCATCGGGGCTTCCACGAAAAGCGTGAGTTTGCGCAGCCAGTCGCTATGGATGAGGTAGTTCATCAGCTCCGGCGAAAACTCGCCCTGGCTAAGCCGCGCCTCCAGCGGAAACTGCACCAGCACCGACGAAGCCCAGGACAAAGCGTGGCACGCGGCTACCACGTACAGCGGCCAGCGCGGTATGGCGGGCGGCAAATCCCAGAACAAGGCCAGCACCACCACCGTCAGGAACAAGGCCGGCACCGTCAGGAACGGCAGGGCATGCTGGCTGGTGGCCACGTGCCAGGCGGCGAAGTCGGCGGCGCTGAGGTACGGCCCTAGGTCGGCCCAGCTCTGGTACTCCACAAATTCATTCATCACGGCCGCCCCCAAGCAGTAGAAGGTCAGCAACAGGTAGAGCAAAAAGAGCCGGTAAGACGGGGTGCTTGTGGTTTTCATGGCGCATTGCGGATGGTGTACCTGGAAAATCAAACCAACGGACCGGGGGCTTGCCGCTAGTACATATACCACTGCGCATGTATAATAGTTTTACTTTCATTTAAAATATTATTACTATCAAATCAGCAGCGCACTCTGCGCCTACTGGTGCTTCCGTAGCCCAGGATTTCGGGGTATCTTTGTGAGACTGGTTATGGAGAATTTCGTTGTTTCGGCCCGTAAGTACCGCCCCGCTACGTTTCGCAGTGTAGTAGGGCAGCAGCACGTAACTACCACGCTGCAAAACGCCATCGTTACCGGCCATTTGGCCCAGGCGTTCCTGTTTTGTGGTCCGCGCGGGGTGGGCAAAACCACCTGCGCCCGCATTCTGGCCAAAACGATTAACTGCACCAACCTCACGCCGGAAGCCGAGGCTTGTAATGAGTGCGACTCGTGCCGCGCCTTCAACCAGAGCGCCTCGTTTAACGTGCACGAGCTCGACGCGGCCTCCAACAACTCCGTGGAGGACATTCGCTCGCTCGTGGAGCAGGTGCGCTACGCCCCGCAGCAGGGCCGCTACAAGGTGTACATCATCGACGAGGTGCACATGCTCTCGAACGCGGCCTTCAACGCTTTCCTGAAAACGCTGGAAGAGCCGCCGGGCTACGCCATCTTTATTCTGGCCACCACCGAGCGCCACAAAATTATCCCCACGATTTTGTCGCGCTGCCAGATCTTCGACTTCAACCGCATCAAGCTCGACGACATTGTTGGGCACCTAGGGTACATTGCCGGCAAAGAGCAGGTAACGGCCGAAGACGACGCGCTACACCTGATTGCCCAAAAAGCCGACGGCGGCCTGCGCGACGCGCTCAGCATCTTCGACCAGATGGTGACCTTTTCGGGCCATCGGCTGAGCTACCGCGCGGTGGTGCAAAACCTGCACGTGCTCGACTACGAGTACTACTTCCGCCTGACCGAAGCCTGCCTGACCCAAAACCTTTCGGGCACCTTGCTGCTGCTGGAGGAAGTGGTGCAGAATGGCTTCGATCTGCACCAGTTTGTGATTGGCGCCGCCGAGCACCTACGCGGCTTGCTCGTGTGCAAGGATCCGCAGACGGTGCAACTGCTGGAGGTATCGGAAGGCCTGCGCCAGCGCTACGCCGATCAGGCCCGCCAGGCCCCGCTCAGCTTCCTGGTAACGGGCCTGAACCTGCTCAGCCAGTGCGACCGGGACTTTAAAGCCGCCAAAAACCAGCGCCTGCACGTGGAGCTGGCCCTGATGAAGCTGGCCTACCTGCGCAACGCCGTGCAGCTCACCCACGATTTGGTAGCGGGCGCGCAGCTGGCTTCGTCGGGCAACGGCGAGGCCAAAAAAAAAATTGATGGCGTAGCTGCCGCGCCGGCACCCGCGCCCGGCGCCAATGGCAACGGGTACGCCCCCAACGGCCACGCGCCCACGCCGGCCCTGCGCGAAGCCGCGGCGCCCGCCTACCCCAAGCCCAACGGCGTAGCAGCCAGCGCCCCGGCCGCCCCCGAGCCCATTGTGCCGGTGCAAAGCGGCGTGGAGGAGTTGCACCCCACGCCCAGCATCGAAACAGAGCAGGAAGAAGCGCCCTCGACGCGCCGGCAGCTGGTGGACACCCTGCCGCACGTAGAAACCGGCCGCCCCAGCGTGGCCGGCCACGAGCCCGGC
The sequence above is drawn from the Hymenobacter sp. YIM 151858-1 genome and encodes:
- a CDS encoding DNA polymerase III subunit gamma/tau, yielding MENFVVSARKYRPATFRSVVGQQHVTTTLQNAIVTGHLAQAFLFCGPRGVGKTTCARILAKTINCTNLTPEAEACNECDSCRAFNQSASFNVHELDAASNNSVEDIRSLVEQVRYAPQQGRYKVYIIDEVHMLSNAAFNAFLKTLEEPPGYAIFILATTERHKIIPTILSRCQIFDFNRIKLDDIVGHLGYIAGKEQVTAEDDALHLIAQKADGGLRDALSIFDQMVTFSGHRLSYRAVVQNLHVLDYEYYFRLTEACLTQNLSGTLLLLEEVVQNGFDLHQFVIGAAEHLRGLLVCKDPQTVQLLEVSEGLRQRYADQARQAPLSFLVTGLNLLSQCDRDFKAAKNQRLHVELALMKLAYLRNAVQLTHDLVAGAQLASSGNGEAKKKIDGVAAAPAPAPGANGNGYAPNGHAPTPALREAAAPAYPKPNGVAASAPAAPEPIVPVQSGVEELHPTPSIETEQEEAPSTRRQLVDTLPHVETGRPSVAGHEPGSRPLVAEPVAAAAPGSARPAPKPIAIPKLNLQAIKAQATQRQETATAVLEEEAAAPVTGSINQAMLQQVWRELAEARKQISMSEFMTLNRPIQADAQHVIRLQLENPVQLDQFNAFKPEFLAALRQRTGYRSLSIQTEVAEQVQTGKRLYTSSDKFEYLAEKFPVLNEMKQRLGLDTDF